DNA sequence from the Candida dubliniensis CD36 chromosome 5, complete sequence genome:
ttttttttcaactttccCCTTTCCCctttcctcttcttctttcccttttccttttttttttttcaattacaattacaattcaaattatatttattcaataatgtCAGACGAAAGAACTTTTATTGCTATTAAACCAGACGGTGTTCAAAGAGGTTTAATCTCATCTATTTTGGGTAGATTTGAACAAAGAGGTTTCAAATTAGTTGGTATTAAATTGGTTCAACCAACTGAATCTTTATTAAGAACTCATTATGAAGATTTACAATCTAAACCATTTTTCCCATCTTTATTATCTTATATGTTATCTGGTCCAGTTTTAGCTACTGTTTGGGAAGGTAAAGATGTTGTTAAACAAGGTAGAGCCATTTTAGGTGCTACTAACCCATTACAATCTGCTCCAGGTACTATTAGAGGTGATTTTGCCATTGATATGGGTAGAAATGTTTGTCATGGTTCTGATTCTGTTGAATCTGCTAACAAGGAAATTAACTTGTGgttcaaaaaagaagaattggttGAATACAAACCAGCTTTGTTTGGTTGGATCTATGAATAAATTACATAGAGATAAACAATTctattttaaattataaattatattaaatgattttacAATTAAAACCAATCAAATAGTTTCAACTTTATGTGTTTtatgttttctttttttttgatatataGTTTACGTAAataagtaaaaaaaaaaaaaaaaaataatgaaatagaagaaaattatttattacaaTTCAAAGTTACATCAAGTTTTTTATGTGTCAATTGGTGATCTCTATACCTTGAATTGGTTTGagttgaattgaattgaattgattaattattaGTCGAAGCTGAAAGTAAATGTTGGAgagaacaagaaaaaaaaaaaaaaattggtgtGTCGCAGAATCAGAGCCAAAATTGAAGATTGGAGTTTTTTTAATCGagacaaacaaacaaacaaacaaacaagtaattaataattacaTTACAAACCACAAGAAATGGCATCAATCGAACAAGACGATCTTTTTAATGTTCAAGACGATGAAGAGGAAGATAtggaggaagaagaagaagaagacgaaaACGTTGAGGATGAAGTAGAGATAGAAGAAGTGGGGGAAAATGCGGATGCCCtgcaacaagaagaagaagaagaagaagattatCAAATGGATATTGATACTGaagatcaacaacaacaaaatgatgatgagggagaggaggaagaagaagaggaagaagaggaagaagaggaagagaaTGAAGAAGACGATGAAGATGAGGAAATGGCGGATGAAGATgctgaaaatgaagaagaggaaaatggagaagaagaagaagaagaagaagaagaagaagaagaagataacAAGGATGAAAAGGATAACaaagttgttgaaaaagCTATAGAAACTGGTccagaaaagaaaactactgataatgataaagagaaggatgaaattaaatcaacatcTGAACTGCAATTACCTTCAGCAGCCATTGATCAATCCAAAGATAATGACGAAGATATTTTCTTAGGTGATGATACTACCAAAAATTCTGATAACCCAACCCCCAAGGATTCCTCCAAAGATGCAAATATTGACAATACTTTATCTAAAGATGATAAATCACCAAAAGATGACTCCAAAAAGAAACCCCCCATTgatcaatcaaataataataataatactaacaAAAGCCAAAGTCAACAATCAGAAAATACTAAACTtgaaaaatccaaaaataaagaacATCTAATAGAAGACAATgagaaaaatcaaatccaaccagaagaattggaaacaaatttatcatttcgAGAACAAACCATACGGAAAGCTCGTAAAGCTActgaatttgatattatCCCTCAAGTAGCCATTCCTTATGCTAATCAATGTCATGCTTTAGCATTTACTAATGGACCTAAATGGATATTAACTGGAGGTGAAGATGGATTTATTCGTAAATATGATTTTATTGCTTCAATTCAAGGGAAATCTCCTTTAACAATGGCACAAAAacataatttattttctgaTTCATTAACTAATGCCGGAGTAATATGTTCATATTGGGAAAATGAACAACCATTaacaagaaaacaattaatgactcaaaatccaaaattaaaagataGTGATTTTTCTACTGGATCAGTTAGTTATGAACCAAAAATTAATCCTGTATATGCTTTAGATGCTGAAAAAAATGGTTATTGGTGTTTATCAGGATTATTATCAGGTGGGATATCTTTATATACTATGAGATATAATGAAGGAGctattcatcattatttcCATCAAggaaataaagaaaataaatctaGAGGTCATACTGATGCAGTATCagtaataaaattaaatcaagaaCAAGATAAATTTTTATCAGGATCTTGGGATAAAACAATTCGACAATGGGATTTAAATACTGGAAGAACAGTATTAGAATATACTGGAAATTCTGgtcaaatatcaaatattgaatttagaCCTGATGGATTAAGTGATATTACTTTTGTGGTTTCTCAAgatgaagaggaagagAAAAAGGAAGAGAAATCAATcggtggtagtggtggtagtggtggtggtggtggtggtaattcTGGGGAGACTTTGattaattcaaatgatgatatagattcattatttggtgatagtgataaagataaagatgaagaaatgaCCGACACAACTAAGAAGGAtaaggaaaaagaaaaagaaaaagagataCCAAGAATAgttattgaatcaattgatgaatcaaaatccaataaaaataataatagagGAGCTCATAATAAACCTCATTTAAATTCCAATATTTTTATGTCATCTACTATAGATGGaacaattaatatttgGGATATTCGAACAAATTCACCAGTTATAAGATTAGGAGTATCTGAAGGAACACCACCATGGTGTATGTCACTGACATGGTCAAATAATGGGGATTTTATTTATGCTGGTCGAAGAAATGGTActgttgaagaaatttcCATTAAAATGCCTCATAAACGTAGTAAACTGGGTCATCATCAAGATACTATGATACCTAatatatcaaaattattacaatttcCTAAAATTAGTGGACCAGTAAGTGCTATATCAACTATGcctaatgatgattttttacTTTGTGGatcaaatgataatattcgattatataatttgaaattatatgatgaattaaataatatttctaTTAATTCTAAAAAACAAGCAACTccatttttaattgttccTGGTCATCATGGAGGAATGTTATCACAATTATATGTTGATGAAACTGGAAGATTTATGGTTAGTGCTAGTGGATATCGTGGTTGGGGTCATGGAAATTATACTGATACTGTATTGAtatatgaaattgatttccaATAAAATACCCCCCCTCAGAAAATATATAGACAGACAAACattgaaataaaatttgTAAGATTAttgtaatatatatatatatatatataaaatgttttttttaataatatttgaaattacatataaataaaaaaaataaataaatataataaagtGCTTCTTTTAAAGAAAGACggggtttttttttttaaaaaaaatcatcattttaTCTTATCTTATCTTGTCTTATCTTtctatcaattaaatccaTAAATTGTATTTCTAATATTACCAATTCCAATATTTCCGAAAAAATTCCCTATATTATTAGTTGTAATACCACCATTAGTAATACTATTAAAACTTTCTTCAAgatcattaataaatgtTGTACCAATTGTACTTAATGTAAATAATGGTTCatattgtaataattgttttattggattaataatcattgttatcaaaaaattactattattattaggttttataagaaaaaaatggaGAATGAAACCAATAAAACCAATAGTAATACtgattttataaatattgttgttgttgttgttgttgttgttgttgtttaataatgataaaatccAATTCTTATTTCTAATAACCCTTTCATcagcatcatcatcatcattgctattgttattgttattgttattgttattggtggtggtggtgatcGTAGTATCGTTAATTTCTTGAGATTCTTCCACATCATTATTGTGAAAGAATTTTCTAAATAATAACGTTGATTTAATTCTATgaattgaagatgaagtaATTGAATTGGCCAatgttaatgatgatgataacaGATTTCCACTTGATGATGACAACGAATTaccatcatcttcatcatattGTATTGATTGTATTGATTGTGATaattcctcttcttcttcttgttgttgttgttgttgttgttgcttcGCTAGTAGTTCTTGGAaaatcttttcttcttctatcTGTTCATCTTTAACttgttttaatatttgattatcTTGTTTTGCTATTAGATTCAgtaattcatcaacataTTCTTCTagtttttcattttgatcTTGTGATATTAAATATCtatattgattaaatttttctaatttcagATTATCGTTGCCATTATCAACTAATTTCGATGTATTACACAATACTGAATCGACATTATATTGTTGAAACCATTTATTCCAAGTAGTTTCATTATTAGTTAACTCATCTATAGGGAACATTTCAAGtaattcttttgatttattaagtATTGTAACTAATTGAGAATCAGTTAATCcatcaaataaattacTTGATGATATAGTACTATGAACTATATCAGGATCAATATTACTAAAATCAATGGAgatatcatcattttcttcttgtggAATATTTAAAGTTTGccaaatttttgatttaaaagtTATTAATGTGGCCACATAAATATacatatttattaatacGGAATTATAACTTAAACTGAAATCCCATAAAGTTAATATTTgtgataaattaattaaatcatgaGAATAAATggttaaaattgatgataatgcttgataaaatttataatcataatTTAATCCTTGAGattgaataaatgaatttgaagtttgtttaattaattcaaataattgattatcaacaatttgtaATATTGTGGGAATTAATCgtaaatgatttattgataaattaatatcagtaattaaataatctcgtaaatgataaattgcCAATTTTTCCAACATTTTAAATgccaattcttcatcaatttgataatcatTACCATCTTCATAAGTATTATTAGATCCATCATTATGTTTTGATccattgatattaatattataatcATCCAGTTTATCATTAGGAATATAACAtactaataaaataatactGGCAATATCATGAAATccttgataataatttaaactAGGATATTTCCgtaataattttataattaaattgGATAATTTCCCCTTTAaatgatcaatttcattgGTTGTTAATATTGTTGTATAAGATGATGAACCTGAAT
Encoded proteins:
- a CDS encoding nucleoside diphosphate kinase, putative (Similar to S. cerevisiae NDK1;~In S. cerevisiae: catalyzes the transfer of gamma phosphates from nucleoside triphosphates, usually ATP, to nucleoside diphosphates by a mechanism that involves formation of an autophosphorylated enzyme intermediate) yields the protein MSDERTFIAIKPDGVQRGLISSILGRFEQRGFKLVGIKLVQPTESLLRTHYEDLQSKPFFPSLLSYMLSGPVLATVWEGKDVVKQGRAILGATNPLQSAPGTIRGDFAIDMGRNVCHGSDSVESANKEINLWFKKEELVEYKPALFGWIYE
- a CDS encoding subunit of the SAGA transcriptional regulatory complex, putative (Similar to S. cerevisiae SPT8;~In S. cerevisiae: subunit of the SAGA transcriptional regulatory complex but not present in SAGA-like complex SLIK/SALSA, required for SAGA-mediated inhibition at some promoters), whose protein sequence is MASIEQDDLFNVQDDEEEDMEEEEEEDENVEDEVEIEEVGENADASQQEEEEEEDYQMDIDTEDQQQQNDDEGEEEEEEEEEEEEEENEEDDEDEEMADEDAENEEEENGEEEEEEEEEEEEDNKDEKDNKVVEKAIETGPEKKTTDNDKEKDEIKSTSESQLPSAAIDQSKDNDEDIFLGDDTTKNSDNPTPKDSSKDANIDNTLSKDDKSPKDDSKKKPPIDQSNNNNNTNKSQSQQSENTKLEKSKNKEHLIEDNEKNQIQPEELETNLSFREQTIRKARKATEFDIIPQVAIPYANQCHALAFTNGPKWILTGGEDGFIRKYDFIASIQGKSPLTMAQKHNLFSDSLTNAGVICSYWENEQPLTRKQLMTQNPKLKDSDFSTGSVSYEPKINPVYALDAEKNGYWCLSGLLSGGISLYTMRYNEGAIHHYFHQGNKENKSRGHTDAVSVIKLNQEQDKFLSGSWDKTIRQWDLNTGRTVLEYTGNSGQISNIEFRPDGLSDITFVVSQDEEEEKKEEKSIGGSGGSGGGGGGNSGETLINSNDDIDSLFGDSDKDKDEEMTDTTKKDKEKEKEKEIPRIVIESIDESKSNKNNNRGAHNKPHLNSNIFMSSTIDGTINIWDIRTNSPVIRLGVSEGTPPWCMSSTWSNNGDFIYAGRRNGTVEEISIKMPHKRSKSGHHQDTMIPNISKLLQFPKISGPVSAISTMPNDDFLLCGSNDNIRLYNLKLYDELNNISINSKKQATPFLIVPGHHGGMLSQLYVDETGRFMVSASGYRGWGHGNYTDTVLIYEIDFQ
- a CDS encoding GTPase-activating protein, putative (Similar to S. cerevisiae GYP8;~In S. cerevisiae: GTPase-activating protein for yeast Rab family members; involved in the regulation of ER to Golgi vesicle transport), coding for MSVITSEISYQPSSSMDIDFLGESLYRSNEDNLPLNDHIKNLKVKTIYNTITKTNDKQEVLKLLTDLARSTDGLINNELRCKIWPILLGIDDNSNIHNKDVTIKNDNHLPPSILSNNKFSTDLFLQDLQCVELPPHKDEDQVKLDIQRSITILNHIQSLSYSGSSSYTTILTTNEIDHLKGKLSNLIIKLLRKYPSLNYYQGFHDIASIILLVCYIPNDKSDDYNININGSKHNDGSNNTYEDGNDYQIDEELAFKMLEKLAIYHLRDYLITDINLSINHLRLIPTILQIVDNQLFELIKQTSNSFIQSQGLNYDYKFYQALSSILTIYSHDLINLSQILTLWDFSLSYNSVLINMYIYVATLITFKSKIWQTLNIPQEENDDISIDFSNIDPDIVHSTISSSNLFDGLTDSQLVTILNKSKELLEMFPIDELTNNETTWNKWFQQYNVDSVLCNTSKLVDNGNDNSKLEKFNQYRYLISQDQNEKLEEYVDELSNLIAKQDNQILKQVKDEQIEEEKIFQELLAKQQQQQQQQEEEEELSQSIQSIQYDEDDGNSLSSSSGNSLSSSLTLANSITSSSIHRIKSTLLFRKFFHNNDVEESQEINDTTITTTTNNNNNNNNNSNDDDDADERVIRNKNWILSLLNNNNNNNNNNNIYKISITIGFIGFILHFFLIKPNNNSNFLITMIINPIKQLLQYEPLFTLSTIGTTFINDLEESFNSITNGGITTNNIGNFFGNIGIGNIRNTIYGFN